The following coding sequences are from one Eleginops maclovinus isolate JMC-PN-2008 ecotype Puerto Natales chromosome 13, JC_Emac_rtc_rv5, whole genome shotgun sequence window:
- the LOC134874898 gene encoding cortexin-3-like, translating into MADDLYSSTFSASESDISSSSSSSSSSSASFLSLEQRAAFVFVLILFIFLGLLIVRCFRILLDPYRSMPSSTWTDYMEKDTFDYRIS; encoded by the coding sequence ATGGCCGACGACCTGTACAGCAGCACCTTCTCAGCATCAGAGTCGgacatctcctcctcttcctcctcctcctcctcctcctccgcctccttcCTGTCGCTCGAACAGCGCGCCGCCTTCGTCTTCGTCCtgatcctcttcatcttcctcggCCTGCTGATCGTGCGCTGCTTCCGGATTCTTCTGGACCCGTACCGGAGCATGCCATCCTCCACCTGGACCGACTACATGGAGAAGGACACCTTCGACTACCGGATTTCCTGA